A stretch of the Mesorhizobium huakuii genome encodes the following:
- a CDS encoding 3-keto-5-aminohexanoate cleavage protein — protein sequence MIVQACINGARPRDFHPRLPLDAQAMASDAAACVAAGAGELHIHPRGADGRESLAAVDATVLAVRRACPGTLVGVSTGAWIEDDVARTRAAIAGWRELPDYASVNLSEPDAPAVMELLRQRGVGIEAGLATIADAERFVSLADHSQVLRILIEIDIQDLSAALDEAHGIAAVLERAEVRRPILLHGVDATVWPFVQLAHQKRWSTRVGLEDGKTLADGTVAKDNAEIVAAAVAIFRSA from the coding sequence ATGATCGTCCAGGCCTGCATCAATGGCGCGCGTCCGCGTGATTTCCACCCGAGACTGCCGCTCGACGCGCAGGCCATGGCCAGCGATGCGGCTGCCTGCGTCGCGGCGGGTGCTGGCGAACTGCACATCCATCCGCGCGGCGCCGACGGGCGCGAAAGCCTGGCCGCCGTCGACGCGACGGTGCTGGCCGTGCGCCGGGCCTGTCCGGGTACGCTGGTCGGCGTGTCGACCGGCGCCTGGATCGAGGATGATGTTGCGCGGACCCGCGCGGCGATCGCCGGCTGGCGCGAGCTGCCCGACTATGCCTCGGTCAATCTGTCGGAGCCCGATGCACCCGCCGTGATGGAGCTGTTGCGCCAGCGCGGCGTCGGCATCGAGGCCGGGCTCGCCACGATAGCCGACGCCGAGCGGTTCGTTAGCCTTGCCGATCACAGCCAAGTGCTGCGCATCCTCATCGAGATCGACATCCAGGATTTGTCTGCAGCGCTTGACGAGGCGCACGGCATCGCCGCCGTGCTCGAACGCGCCGAAGTGCGGCGGCCGATCCTGTTGCACGGCGTCGACGCCACGGTCTGGCCATTCGTTCAGCTGGCGCACCAAAAACGCTGGTCGACGCGGGTCGGACTGGAAGACGGCAAGACGCTGGCCGATGGAACGGTGGCCAAGGACAATGCGGAAATCGTTGCGGCGGCGGTCGCGATTTTCCGCTCCGCGTAG